The Candidatus Schekmanbacteria bacterium DNA window AGAAGAAATCCAGCCTGTCTTGAAAGCCCTCCTTTCACCGAGAGAGCGGGGCCTGCAAGCATTATGCGCATCGAAGGAATAGTGTCTGAAAACGGTCTGAATTCATCAAAGGGAAAAACAAGGAATCTGAAGTGCCCCTTTATTCGCGCGCTCTCCCTCTCTTCATCACCTATAGAAAGAGAGAATTTCAATATAGCTGCCAACAGTCTGATGATTGTGCCGGTTTTTTTTATGGCAATAAATATCTTCCCTTTCCAGAGAGGGCTCCTTCTTATAAATGCAAGGCATCCGCTCCTCTGGAACTCAAAGTACATTCTGCCGACCCATTCCGCATCCAGCTTCCCTGACTCCGGAAATGAGCTCTGTCTGTGTCTGTGAACCATCGTGGCATCCGGCACAAAACCTATCTTCCAGCCAAGAGCCCTTGCCTTGAAACAAATATCTTCATCGCCTGTAAATGAAGTTTCATCAAAACCCCCGGTCTTTTCTATAGCCTTGCGCCTCATTATCATTGCTGCGCCCATTATCCAGTCAGGGTATATCTTTTCCGATGAATCGCGCTTTTCTATTTCAGCAACCGGAAACTCTGCGATATTCTTAAAAAATCTGTCTATGAAAAATGCCTCTGCTAAAGCCCTCAAAAGCGTTCTGTCCTTAAAACAGGTCGCTTGATTTCCTCCATCAGGATAAAATAGTCTGCACCCGGCAATCCCGACATCATTATTCTCTTCCATAAATTTTATGAGCCTGTTCAGCGCCTCCGGAAGCACAATTACATCATTATTGAGCACAAAAAGGTATTCTCCGGTAGCCACTCTCATTCCGGCATTTACAGCTTTTGTAAATCCAAGATTGCTTTCATTTCTGATGACCTTTGCTTCAGGAAATTGCTGGGAAAGCATCTCCACAGTGCCGTCAGTCGAACCATTATCTATGACTATAGCCTCAGACTGAAACGAGGAAGGAGCCCCTTTCAGTGATTCGAGGCATTGAGCGAGCATCTCTTTTCCATTCCATGTTGGAATGACTATGGATAATTTGTAATTATATTCCTTCATCAAAGCCCTTATGCAGGTGGTAGAGAAAAGCGTTCTTTGCAAAAAAAGCTAACAGACCTGACATCTCATCATCTGGATTTTTTTTTGCCAGGATTTTTTCGACTATTCTTGCTGTAAAGCGGTTCCTGATTGCCCTTTTAATGAATCTTTTTTTTAGCACAAGCTTACCATCTTTTGATTCATAACCATAAGTAGCTGCAACCTCAGGCCATTTGGATAGAAATATCCTGAGAGCTCTTCCGCTTGTCTCCATCCTCGCGAGCAATCTGGAAAGTTCCTGCCTATGATTATGTTCAACCACTGCATTCTGGTTAAAAACAATCTTCATCCCTGCTTTTTCAAGCCTGTAGCCAAACTCGATATCCTCCCATGCCGCGGCAGGAAACTTCTCATCAAAAAATATGTTATTCTTTACAACAAAACTTTTTTTAAGAGAGAGATTTGAAGAATAAAAATTGTGAAAATCCGTTTCATAGTTTTTCGAGCCTTCAGTTTTTTTAAACTGGAATTCTGCTTCATCAAGAAAGCGATGCAGACTGTTCCGTGCAATGGATTTTTCCCACACAACAGCTCCTACCATAGCATACTCATCCCCACAGTAATCCTTCTCATGAAACCTGAGATGCTCATTTAATGTATCCGGAGAAACAAGAATATCATCACCCGTAAAAAAAATAATATTCGAGCTAGCCGCCCTTATCCCTGTGTTTCTTGCTGAAGCAGGCCCCCTTTTCGCTGAAGGAATATAATTTATCTTTTCCTTAAATTTCAAACATATCTCCCTGTTCCTATCCATCACAGCAGAGTCTGATCCATCATCAACAACGATAATCTCCATTTCACTTAAAAGAACTCCGGAGGAAACCAGTTTAGAAAGAGCATCTACAAGCTGCTCCGGACGGTTCCGCGTCGGGATTATAATTGAAATGCGGTTCATTTATTAATCCTTTGATTAACCCTTTTTAATGAAGCGGAAACCAATGCGGTCATTTCAACTGCAAAGGCAAGTATATCTATTAAGACAAATGAGAGTCTGCATTCATCCCATTTTTTTTGAAGAAAATATCTTAAAGGATTCTTAATTATGATCTTAAGGTAATTAATAAAAAAACTCTTCCTGTTTTTGCTTAAAGCGATTATGCCCCAGTAATACCAGCGGTAAATAGCCTTAGTTAGCGAAGATAGGCTATCATGCTTTAGATGGGAAACCGTGGCAGATGGCTCGTAGATAAGCCTGTATCCTTTGTTTTTAAGCCTGGTGCCGATTTCAATATCCTCGCCGTTCGTTCTAAAATCAATATCAAATCCCCCTAAACTGCGAAGTATGTCAACTCTATACGATGAGCATACACCCCAGAGGAACATGGCATCGCCCCCCGAGCTATGCTCCTGCCTCATCCTTGAGCTTCTCCATCTGTCCCATAGGGTTTCCGCTTCAGCTTCAATCGCTTTTCCTCCGACGCCTGCAATGTTTTCATCCCTGTAGCAGGCAGCAATCTTTTCGAGAAAATCTTTGCGAGGTACTGTGTCGCTGTCAAAATACGCAATTATATCGGTGTCGCATTGTGCAAGAGCGCTGTTCCGCGCAGATGCAAGCCCCATGTTCTTTTCATGTGTTATAACCACAACATCCGGAAACTCGGCAAGTACTTTGGGAGTATTATCTATAGAGCCGTCATCAATCACTATTATACGGGATGGCTTGGGGTCGAGGTCTTTAATACCTGAAATGTTTCTTTTTAAATATTTTTCTGCATTGCAGGCTGGAATGGCTACTGTAATTCTTAATTTATCCTGCTTCAAGAGATATTATCTTCTTATGACCATGTTATCTATAAGCCGCGTATTCCCTATCTTTACTGCCACGGCAACGAGCACGTTTTTTTCGAGGGTATCGAGGTCTTCAAGCGTATCCGGATCACAAAGCAAGATATAATCCACAACAATGTTTTTTTCTTTTTTCACGATTTTATGCAATGCAGAGAGGACAGCCTCCGGCTCAACCTCACCATTAATAATAAGATGCTCCGCTTCCTTGATTATCTTCCTTAAAATCTTCGCCCTTCCCCGGTCTTCAGGATTCAAATACTTGTTTCGCGAGCTCATTGCCACGCAATCCGGTTCGCGGACTATGGGCATAGCAACGATAGCTGTATCAAGATTCAGGTCATTTACCATTTTCTTTATTATCTGGAGCTGCTGATAATCTTTCTCACCAAAGTAAGCCTTGTGGGGGAAAACAATATTGAAGAGCTTTAGCACTATGGTAGCAACGCCGTCAAAATGACCCGGTCTTGAAAGACCGCAAAGGTGAGTTTGAAGCAATTTTACGCTCACCGAAGTCTGGAATCCTTCAGGATACATCTCTTCAACAGAAGGAGCGAAAATGACATCAACCTTTTCATTCATGCAATCCTCGCAATCCTGCTCAAAGATCCGCGGGTAGGCGGTATAATCCTCTTTGGGACCAAACTGCGTGGGATTCACAAATATGCTCACTACCGTAACATCGCAATCTTCCCTTGATTTTCTTATTAGCGATAAATGGCCGTCATGGAGGCATCCCATAGTGGGGACAAGTCCTATGGTTTTTCTCTCTTTTTTCCAGCGTGCAGATAGCTCTTTCATCTGTTGTATTTTTTCAACTACTAGCATCATCACTTCCCTACTGACAGATCCAGGGACTTCCTGAAATCACTGAAGTACTGAACACCGGAGATTACTGAGATCACAGCCGTGAAAAATATGAGCCCCAGGCCTGCGTTATAAAAATATATTATTTCCTGATTAGCTCCTGCAAGGATGAGAAGCAGAATGGCTATGATCTCGAAAACAGTCTTATATTTTGCGAGAGTGCTTGCCTGTATCACCAGCCCCTGTGTTGCAGCAATACTTCTTAATCCATCAATGCAGAAATCCCTTCCGATAATAAGCACCACTATCCATGCGGGAGCTTTTTGCAGATCAACAAGTGAAATAAGCGCTGAAGATGTGAGGAGTTTATCAGCTATCGGATCGAGGAGTTTCCCTAATGTAGTAATCTGATTCCGGTTCCTCGCTATGTAGCCATCAATTATATCTGTGAGAGAAGCGATGCCGAATATCAGTGCAGCCATGAGATGCATATAATATTTGCTTGAATAGAGCAGGAAAAAAACAATAAGCGGGATAAGGAATATCCTCACCGTAGTTATCCTATTCGCCAGGTTCATCTCAAAAAATGCCATTCTTTTGGCCGCCTCCTCTGCCCGTAACTTATGGGCAACACCGCTATTTGTCAAGAAATTGTTAAATTGCTCATTGAATTCGCAAAGCTCATTTAATATAGTCTACATTACACTAAAATTATCTATGGCACGAATCGCATTCTTACAGAATTTCTGGTATGAATTTTTAGGCACCATGTATATCTCAGCTTTGCTGAAAGATAGGGGGCATACCTGCGAGGTATTTATTGAATCCGGAGAGAAAAACTTCACAGAAAGCATAACTCGCTTCAAACCTGACCTCATAGGCTTTTACACGACAACCGGCACTCATGGCTGGGCATTATCGAGAGCTTCGAAACTAAAGAAATTAACCGGAAGCCGCGTTATCCTGGGAGGTCCGCATCCAACATTTTTTCCTGAAGTCATAGAGAATGAAGCTGTAGATATCATATGCATGGGTGAAGGAGAGTATGCCATGATCGAGCTTGCAGAAAGGTTAGACAGCGGGAAATCTTTCGCCGATATTCAAAACCTCCATGTAAAATCAAATGGGGCAATTACCAGAAACGATCTCAGACCTTTGATAGATGACCTTGATACCCTGCCGCCCCCTGACCGCGCGCTCTACGACAAGTATCCATCGCTTCAGGACAATCTGAGCGTCTTTACCGGACGCGGTTGTCCCTTCGACTGCTCATTCTGTTTCAACAGACCCTACATCAAGCTTTACAAAGACAAGGGAAAGCCAATAAGGAGGCACAGCCCCCGCTGGGTGATAGAAGAATTAAAAAGGATAATAAGACTTTATAAAACGAAGTTCATACGTTTCGATGATGAGGTTTTCATCCTCAACAATAAATGGCTTACTGAATTTCTCCCCATTTATAAAAAAGAGATAGGACTTCCATTCACGTGCCTTCTCCATGTGAAGCTTGTTACACCTGAGGTAGTCGAATTGCTCAAAGAATCAGGATGCCAGATGGCATACTTCGGGATTGAAAGCGGCAATGAAGAAATAAGAAATGTTGCCTTGAGAAAAGGAATAAAAGAAGAGGAGATGATGAGGTCTGCCGAGCTTCTAAACAAGGCAGGCATTAAAATTGGCACATACAATATGCTTGGACTGCCCGGAGAAACTGTGGACAAGGCATTTGAAACCGTGCATATCAATCAGCGCATCGGTGTTGAATACCCGTGGTGCTCTTTATATCAGCCATATCCGGGAACAGACCTTGAAAATTATTGCAGGGAAAAGGGACTGCTCGGAGAGGATTATTCCTGCGATTCCATATCTGCATCATTCTTTAAGAGAAGCGTAGTTGAAAACAAAGAGAAAAAAGAACTTGAGAGATTGCAGAAGCTTTTCCACATTGCCGTGCAGTTCCCAAGCCTTGAGCCGCTCATCAGGTTTGCTGTAAGGCTTCCAATCACATCGCTGCTGGACGTAATCTTCTATGCTACTTATGGGTATAGGTATATGAAGACATATAAGGTGTCGTTGTGGAGAGTTATCATCACTGGGTTGAGGTCGAGGGAATATATCTAGGTTAGGACATAGGCAAAAAGGGGACGCAACCCTTTTTTATTTGGTAAATTCAAGTTTTGTTTGCAAGAAGAAATCAATAGTTCAATAGCGCAAAAGAAAAAGGGTTGCGTCCCCCTTTTCTCCGTCTCCGGATTCCCGCTTTTGCGGGAATCTTCAGAGAGTATATTTAGGGAAATCTTTTTTATGTATCTTTTTTAAACTTTGGCCATTGATTGTAACCAACTTCTGGATTATTCGATTCATATTGAACTGGTGTTATAAAAAACGGGCGCTGTCCCTATTTTCCCCTATTTTCCCATGTCCCCCTTTTCCAAACAAAATTTTTTTAATCTGCAAAAAAATTTGCACCATACAAAACCTGATCAAGAACCATTATTTTACCACGGATAAAAATTATCTCATTATTTCAGCTAGATACCATCAACCAGAATTAGCCCTACTGATTGGAATGATAATTGCAAAATCATAAGGCAACGGGCAGCGAAGAACAAACATTAAAGCAGCATGAACTTCCATTAGCTTTAATGAGGAGGCAGAAAAATGAAACACATGAAGAAAATGTTGGCTATAATATTATTATCTTTAGCAACAATGATTGTTTCCGCAGAAGACACCAGCAAGATTGTTCCCAAGTGCATCCAAATTATCAAAGACAGAAAAGCTCCACCTAAGACAGACTGCGAAAGCTGCCACATATATTGTAAGGGACAGATTGAAATAGTAGAAAAATTTTTAAGTAAGTTAGGAGACTCAAAAAAATGAATAGAGGAAGACACTGGATTCCAGCTTTCGGGTCAATGACAAGAATTTCGGCAAACTCAACTAAAAAACGGGCGCTGTCCCTATTTTTTTTAACACCAAAAATTGAAGTTGCCCCCTTAATTCATGCTGCCGCGTCGATAGCCTTCCAGGTCCAGTGCAACATACTTAAACCCAATAGCCTTTAATTTCTCTATCACCTGATGCCGGGTTTCCTTATCCATCATTTTCTCGATTGCGTCCTTTTCAAGCTCTATCCTTGCTATTTCTCCATGATGGCGGACGCGAAGCTGTTTAAACCCAAGCTCTCTCAATACTCTCTCGGCGTCATCTACCATGAGGAGCTTTTCGCGGGTAATGTCCGTGCCATAGGGAAAGCGAGATGAAAGGCACGCCATCTCAGGTTTGTCCCATGTCGGAAGGGAAAGCTTTTTTGAAAGATATCTTATTTCTTCCTTGTTGAGCTTTGCCTCGCAGAGCGGGCTTACAACTCCAAGCTCGCATGATGCGCGCATGCCGGGCCTGTGGTCGCTTGTAATATCATTGAAGTTTGTCCCGTCTGACACAAGGGCTATACCTTCTTTTTCAGCAATCTTCTTTAACTGCGAGAAAAGTTCGTACTTGCAGTAATAGCATCTGTCCGGGGGGTTTTCCCTGAACTGAGGTATGTCAACCTCGCCTGATTCGATAAGTACCTGCCTTACTCCTATCTGGGATGCCATTTTTTTCGCTATCTCAAGTTCCTCTTTCGCGTATGTTTCTGAGAGTGCAGTGACAGCGAGCACTTTGTCACCGAGAACATCCTTTGCGACTTTTAACAGGAACGTACTGTCCACACCTCCTGAAAAAGCAATAAGAAGACTCTTGTATCCTAATAGGATTTTTTTCAGATCATCAAATTTCTTTTCTGTTTCAGTAACATTTATATCCATCTCATTTTACCAGTTCTGATGCGAATACTATTTTTGTGCCTTCTGCTTCCAGTTCAGGAATTTTCATCTTAAGTGCCATGAGCGTTTCAGGATTAGGATGTCCTATTGCAATGGCGCTTCCATTCTTATCAGCCATCTCAGCCGCCTTAGAAATATTTTTCGAAATCTCAGGGACATCTTTTATATTGTCAAGGAAGATAGAATTCTCTGCTGTTTTCACTCCCAGCTCCTTTGCAATTTCATAGGCGCGGCTCTTAGAGTTTGTCCTGCTGTCAATGAAGAACAAACCCCGCTTTTTTAGCTCTTCTAAAACTATTTTAATTTTTTCTGCATCACCTGTAAACTTCGAACCCATGTGATTGCTTATCCCTTTGATCCCCTGTAACTCACCAATATCATCTCCGAGAATCTTTATTATCTCATCATTACTCATTGAGACTTTCAATGCTCCGGGACCCGGATCTTCATCGTTACTTATTGATTCCATCGGGCAATGAAGTATTGCCTCTTTCCCTTTTTCTCTGGAAAGTACTACTGACTGCCGCGTATATTGAAGCCCGGGGAGAACAGCTACAGTAACCGGAAAATCAAACCCAGCAACAAGTTCTGTTTTTTTGATGTCCCCGCCTATGTCATCTATGATAATCGCAAGCCTGCCTTTAAGTTTCTTTTCTCCTCCTGTGCCTGAATCAACAGCTAT harbors:
- a CDS encoding divergent polysaccharide deacetylase family protein — its product is MASKKQKEGKPRSASSSKAFLVILILAVAAAAFFYFKPSLKPSLTSLIGGGVSGEFSSRIDSETEETLSRFKTSFILIDTTKHVDIKTKVVTRKQSLKAYTPEDANQIIEALKKLSEKHKLEFSAPPTSELKGSSSEIYVTMSKGNTILQAIAIAVDSGTGGEKKLKGRLAIIIDDIGGDIKKTELVAGFDFPVTVAVLPGLQYTRQSVVLSREKGKEAILHCPMESISNDEDPGPGALKVSMSNDEIIKILGDDIGELQGIKGISNHMGSKFTGDAEKIKIVLEELKKRGLFFIDSRTNSKSRAYEIAKELGVKTAENSIFLDNIKDVPEISKNISKAAEMADKNGSAIAIGHPNPETLMALKMKIPELEAEGTKIVFASELVK
- the pgsA gene encoding CDP-diacylglycerol--glycerol-3-phosphate 3-phosphatidyltransferase, whose amino-acid sequence is MNLANRITTVRIFLIPLIVFFLLYSSKYYMHLMAALIFGIASLTDIIDGYIARNRNQITTLGKLLDPIADKLLTSSALISLVDLQKAPAWIVVLIIGRDFCIDGLRSIAATQGLVIQASTLAKYKTVFEIIAILLLILAGANQEIIYFYNAGLGLIFFTAVISVISGVQYFSDFRKSLDLSVGK
- a CDS encoding glycosyltransferase, with protein sequence MKEYNYKLSIVIPTWNGKEMLAQCLESLKGAPSSFQSEAIVIDNGSTDGTVEMLSQQFPEAKVIRNESNLGFTKAVNAGMRVATGEYLFVLNNDVIVLPEALNRLIKFMEENNDVGIAGCRLFYPDGGNQATCFKDRTLLRALAEAFFIDRFFKNIAEFPVAEIEKRDSSEKIYPDWIMGAAMIMRRKAIEKTGGFDETSFTGDEDICFKARALGWKIGFVPDATMVHRHRQSSFPESGKLDAEWVGRMYFEFQRSGCLAFIRRSPLWKGKIFIAIKKTGTIIRLLAAILKFSLSIGDEERESARIKGHFRFLVFPFDEFRPFSDTIPSMRIMLAGPALSVKGGLSRQAGFLLKSRLSEKYRLDYLETHVSGGKISKLFKALSAFVKLKLKLILNPPHMLLIYMSGDASFFRKSIIALIAYFFRVKTVIYCHSFDIDHFYARSNELVKKYMHYIFKRADRLIALSDCWKQSLSYISGREDISIVPPSSPELELFTEDGREKKYDKAGGILFMGQLEERKGIYDLLKAFAEISGEDGIDAKLVLAGVDSDGNVKKFISDHNLDKKVSLTGWVDGERKRKVLRECGIFVLPSYAEGFPLVILEAMASGLSVIASDTGSIGEIIRDGVNGYIIKPGNIELLKSILMRLLKNPEEVRKTGQAAVQTVRMSYLFSETINGIEREIEGVLVSR
- the larE gene encoding ATP-dependent sacrificial sulfur transferase LarE gives rise to the protein MDINVTETEKKFDDLKKILLGYKSLLIAFSGGVDSTFLLKVAKDVLGDKVLAVTALSETYAKEELEIAKKMASQIGVRQVLIESGEVDIPQFRENPPDRCYYCKYELFSQLKKIAEKEGIALVSDGTNFNDITSDHRPGMRASCELGVVSPLCEAKLNKEEIRYLSKKLSLPTWDKPEMACLSSRFPYGTDITREKLLMVDDAERVLRELGFKQLRVRHHGEIARIELEKDAIEKMMDKETRHQVIEKLKAIGFKYVALDLEGYRRGSMN
- a CDS encoding glycosyltransferase; translated protein: MNRISIIIPTRNRPEQLVDALSKLVSSGVLLSEMEIIVVDDGSDSAVMDRNREICLKFKEKINYIPSAKRGPASARNTGIRAASSNIIFFTGDDILVSPDTLNEHLRFHEKDYCGDEYAMVGAVVWEKSIARNSLHRFLDEAEFQFKKTEGSKNYETDFHNFYSSNLSLKKSFVVKNNIFFDEKFPAAAWEDIEFGYRLEKAGMKIVFNQNAVVEHNHRQELSRLLARMETSGRALRIFLSKWPEVAATYGYESKDGKLVLKKRFIKRAIRNRFTARIVEKILAKKNPDDEMSGLLAFFAKNAFLYHLHKGFDEGI
- a CDS encoding glycosyltransferase family 2 protein, whose translation is MKQDKLRITVAIPACNAEKYLKRNISGIKDLDPKPSRIIVIDDGSIDNTPKVLAEFPDVVVITHEKNMGLASARNSALAQCDTDIIAYFDSDTVPRKDFLEKIAACYRDENIAGVGGKAIEAEAETLWDRWRSSRMRQEHSSGGDAMFLWGVCSSYRVDILRSLGGFDIDFRTNGEDIEIGTRLKNKGYRLIYEPSATVSHLKHDSLSSLTKAIYRWYYWGIIALSKNRKSFFINYLKIIIKNPLRYFLQKKWDECRLSFVLIDILAFAVEMTALVSASLKRVNQRINK
- a CDS encoding pantoate--beta-alanine ligase; the encoded protein is MLVVEKIQQMKELSARWKKERKTIGLVPTMGCLHDGHLSLIRKSREDCDVTVVSIFVNPTQFGPKEDYTAYPRIFEQDCEDCMNEKVDVIFAPSVEEMYPEGFQTSVSVKLLQTHLCGLSRPGHFDGVATIVLKLFNIVFPHKAYFGEKDYQQLQIIKKMVNDLNLDTAIVAMPIVREPDCVAMSSRNKYLNPEDRGRAKILRKIIKEAEHLIINGEVEPEAVLSALHKIVKKEKNIVVDYILLCDPDTLEDLDTLEKNVLVAVAVKIGNTRLIDNMVIRR
- a CDS encoding B12-binding domain-containing radical SAM protein; this encodes MARIAFLQNFWYEFLGTMYISALLKDRGHTCEVFIESGEKNFTESITRFKPDLIGFYTTTGTHGWALSRASKLKKLTGSRVILGGPHPTFFPEVIENEAVDIICMGEGEYAMIELAERLDSGKSFADIQNLHVKSNGAITRNDLRPLIDDLDTLPPPDRALYDKYPSLQDNLSVFTGRGCPFDCSFCFNRPYIKLYKDKGKPIRRHSPRWVIEELKRIIRLYKTKFIRFDDEVFILNNKWLTEFLPIYKKEIGLPFTCLLHVKLVTPEVVELLKESGCQMAYFGIESGNEEIRNVALRKGIKEEEMMRSAELLNKAGIKIGTYNMLGLPGETVDKAFETVHINQRIGVEYPWCSLYQPYPGTDLENYCREKGLLGEDYSCDSISASFFKRSVVENKEKKELERLQKLFHIAVQFPSLEPLIRFAVRLPITSLLDVIFYATYGYRYMKTYKVSLWRVIITGLRSREYI